In Thunnus thynnus chromosome 17, fThuThy2.1, whole genome shotgun sequence, the genomic window ATTAGCCTTTTAGAtaacaagataaaacatgtaaatcagacagtttgagtttgACTTGAAGGAAGgtgtattttttgattttgacaGAGCTAAGCTAGTAGTTTCCACATCAAGgctttcaaatatttttgtagtgtgtgtgaaaaaaatgattgtgtgattatgtgattactaatgattttgtttttctctggttGTAGCCATTTATCTGGCAAAGAGGAACATCCGCAAGAAAGGCATGCTGGAACCCTATGAACAGGTACATATAGAAGTatagaaaaaaagttttgtttttgctgaaacATGTTGAGTGTGGATGCAGACACATTATACACAATGTAGCAGCGAGCATTTGGCCAAAAACAGGTTCTAAATATGCTTGTGGGATCAAAGAAGACAGCAGGATCCCCAAGAACAATCATCTGAAAAAATTAACTAATTGAATTTGTTATAGCAGCCAATAATGCTCCCTATATCCCCAATATTCTGCCTGCTGTTTACCTTTTAATTGTTCCAAAACATCAGTAGTGAAGTTGGAAGAAATGTGGGGAACATTACTGGCTGCTATAATAAAACCATGGAAAGAAGCTTTTATACTGGTGCAGAGCagtttgttatttatgttttatccCAAGTCTGATGGAAAGAGTGGcaataaatgtcaaatttatATAGATAGTGGAATAATATGGAGGCAGATTTATataaagagaataaaaagtGGAGATATGGATATGTGGAGGTAATTTAGCACAGTAAGAAAACCACTGAAACTTAAAACCTACTTGGAACACAGTAACTTTTTTGAGCTCTATGAAATCAGTACAAATTGACAATCAATAATgtacatgaaaatatttatattttaagtttcCTTACTTATCAAAATATATGACTTTAATAATTGTTATGAttataattcattaatttatttttgttaaagttTCATAAAATGTGGAACtgcacacatttttatttttatttatttatttaaattttgtacaagcaccaaaaacactgctcctacacttcccataatgcaactcaatagagTCTCTGATGAGCCTGCCTGCTAAAACCCTGTGTCATTCAAACTTCACATCTCCAGTTTGTAACCCGgactttctgtaaaatgtgtaaTCTCCAAGCTGAGATAACCACGATTACATCACAATGACATCATTACAGTCATTTTTTCACACTGGACAAAAGCTTCTGCAGAAATCTCGATGTGTAAAAgtggtggagtgcccctttaatgtGTGTTGCAATAAGTGGAGCCACTTTAGCTACAAATATTTCATACAATGGCCTTTACCACTACATGTCATGATGACTGAACATGAAACTTAAAGGTTCTGTGTTTCCTTTGGAATCCAGTTGTTCCTATCCCATTTCCCTCTTAATGTCTGTTGTGTGCTCCATGAATAGATGAGGAGTGCTCCATGATGTCActgtatttgtcttttaaacagGCACATTACAACCACCTCCATGAATGGCTGAACCACAAGTGGGACTTTATCGTGATGCAGGCCACCGAGCAGTACAAGTAGGTGAAACCCTTCCAGCGTGGTGTTGAACTTGACCTTTTTCTAGTCAGTGAAGATAGACAGCTGATAtaggaaaagagagaggaggggtgacATTCAACAAACTGGAATAGAGCAGGGGATGTTGCAATGACATGATATGCATCTTAAACTGGATTTTTTACTTGAGCCAGAGGGTTTAACAGCAGGCTCACCATGGATACCTGGGAAGGTTTAGGTTTTGATTTACAGTTCAGTGTTAGACTTCACCATAACAACACTAGACAGATGACTTCATTCACTTTCTGGTATAGAGTGACAGAAAGCTACACACAAAagtggagttacatccaggaaACGTTTATTTTGCTTTGTCTCATTGCTGAATAGGAGACTAGAGGTGGAAATTACAAAACACTGATTCCAATTGATTTGTTCAGTTTAGGTTCTCTTCTTATTAAGCTAAGTGAACATGTCACCTTTCATACCGCTTCAATGTTTGATGCTGATTCTGACTGTCTCCAGTTCACCAGTAGTATGTTCACATCTAGATGTGTACAAGCACCATTTGTATGATTAATAGCTACAGTATTTGCAACAGAGTTATTATATTAATGCTACTGCTAAAAATGTTACTGATTCAGTTATTGATAATGGTTATTGATTATagtgttttgttcagtttgaaGATTCTGTGTTAAAGACTTGTTCTAAACTAGAGTGCAAATACTACTATGTTTGCCTCGATGATGCTTTTACTGGATGTGTGTTACTGAACAGAAGAAAACTGAACCTGTCcttcatgttgtcttcactATCAACAATCAATCCCGACATCTGAAACACAAGCAGGCAGAGCAGACCAACAGTTTTTGCGGTCTCTTCTTTGTATCTACTCGGTAAAACCCTTAACAAACAACTATTCCTCCAGCTTTAGACCACTATACCCAAACCCCAGACCAAATCAAACCTGAGCAGgactgtgttttctttcaaattTTCCATCCTAGTGATTGTACAATTGGTACCAATACCAAAACAATActttcatttaacaaaagcaCAAGTACTGTACAGAGCTTTGGCAAAATAAGGTCTAAAACTGGcaacattaatatttaaatcattaaataatttatatagGCATTTTGAAAGGTTAGGTTTTGTAAAATGAGTTCCACTATAACACCCGGCTTCCctattatttttgtgtgtgtgttttctttgtgtgtgtcagggcTGGTAAGGAGAGGAAGAAGCCAGATCGTGTGGTGTTTGACTGCCAGGAGAGGGCTTACTGGATAGTGAACAGGCCACcggtcagtatgtgtgtgactctgtgtgtcatgattatacttatacttatattatattatacttaCTATATATTCATCATAAACCTCTCCTGTGTGTCCAGCGTCGTACTCACAGCGCTATGGACTGCGGTCCAGAGCGTCTTATTGATCCCAACACAGATGAGGTAACAggtctgtacacacacacacacacacacacacacacacacacacacacacacacacacgtggcaGAGAGATTGAGGTCAGCTGGTCTTTTAAGAAACTTACAGGAGCTTAACAGGGAGAGTAGTTCTGCAGGGCTGATCTCTATAAACATATCCACTTAGAGGCTAAcacctctgcctctctcctctcctcgccttccctgccctccctcccctccccacaGAAACtagaaaaatattcacatttgagaagctggaatcagagtaAAGACTCAAAGttattaactgattatcaaaatagttggttaTTCATTTAGGTAATAGTtagcaactaatcaattaatctactaaacattgcagctctagttaaaTGTGAAACAGTGGAGCTTGTTGTTGGAAGAGGTTTGGTAAACGTGCTGCTTGCTCTTTCTCAGGAGCAGTAATTAAGATTTAAGGTACTTATCATATCCAGGAAAGCTTAAGTTGAATCTTGTGTTACTTGCGTATGAACTTGAAGAGAACAATTTTACAAATCTAGTTACTTTTAATTGATACAGTATATGCCGGAGCACATTCTCGTGTTGTCTGGATGTCTACATGACACATATTATTCTCCCAGTGAATGGTGGGGATTCCCATGAGGCCACCATTATTTAATGCATCCTCATTTTATCTGTTCTCTGTCCTGGGTATTATTTAGTTTTGTTATTATAAAAGGCTTTACCATGTGACCTCAAACATCAATTCCTTCTGTCCTACATCTTACCTCCTAAATTTCATATTTCAAttattcttttatgttttttccattGTGTGTTAGTTCACATGTAGAGCAAGTTCAGTCAAAAAAAACCTTCTTAAGCAATATAgattcaagggtttttctttatttttaccattttctacattgtagaacaatatggaagacatcaaaactataaaataacacatattgaataatgtagtaaacaaaaaagtgatGCGTTTCATATTTGagattcctcaaagtagccaccttttgctttgaTGGCAGCTTTGCAGACTCTTGACaacatcttttcctttttgctttggAGACatttgtatgtgagtgtgtaaaaGAACAGATCATGGAAGCAAAAGATTCAGATTATATTTCTGTGAGAAATATCCAGGATGCAAAGATATATTTATGAGTcaattatattgtttttaacataaaaagaTGCAGAGAATTATGTTGAGTTTCAAAACTGTAATTTGGGAGTATTAGTGGGGCTCTAACACAGTCACGGTGTCTTGAATTGTATGAGCTAAGTGctccactgctgctctgctacTCTTGCATCATTTTGCGGCGATATTGAAAGacaaatgttttggtttttctttaCAATGTACAGGATGAAGATAATCAGACACTACAAACATTAGAACACCATCTAAGGAGGGCGTAtttaattaattgtatttttgtcttgtctatttcttttcttttcaaacagaTCTTCTTGCTCTGATGAAGATGGGAGTGTAAAGGGATAATATATAGTATTCTGTAGTGTTGTTACACTTCTGTGTGTAAACTACACTCCTCTGAAATTGTGTTCAGTCCCTCCAGAAAGTCCTAAAATCAGCTGCATTATTTTCAAGCAGTTAGAACAAGTATCCTCTAGCCTGGAGGGACTGTTTAGTGAGTTCTATGTtgtttgcagtggtggaaggtaaaggtatactatgcaggattttcctaaaaaaacaactcataGCGAATAACGTGTAGCGAATAACAgcatgcagggtgtgaggtcagcGACTAGGTTACATCattgtctccgtctctctcctctgctccgctctgctctctgtctctgtgtcatggattgTGAGGTGCCAAACCAGACAAAATACGAATGAAATTGCGAGAGGAAACGGTGATACAAGAGCGAGAAAGAGTAAATTAGTGTGTGAGAGGTTTAATTGGCGTTCAGTGTGTAAGAGACCGAGTTACTGATGCTTCTGCTGTTACTAATGAATGATGAAATAActaattgtttttcatttttgattaccaattgaatatgaaaaaaacaaataatacatGTATAAACAAAAGAGCGGTTTAGATCTTTTCCTGCTCCAACACAGCTGTTATCAAGAAGCTTTACTGCCTTACTTGATTCTGCAGAAGGTAGTCAAGAATTTTCGACAGCATTtcaatgtttcatttcaatgttGCTGCAAGAAACGACGGCTGTGCTCATGATCATTATATTAGCGTGTTTGTACACTCTCTTCAGCAAACAGCACACAGGTCTAGTtcgctgctgctctctctctctctctcgcttgctCATTGAGTCAGGGAGGAgaggccaactttgaatgctgcatgtttacaaacaccaactgtcAAACCCTGCATAGTGtacctttaagtaaaagtacataagtattatgagcttgatgtagttaaagtattgcagtaaaagtagtggtttggtccctctgactgatatattatcatatatgacatcattagattattaatagtgaagcatcagtgttagagcagcatgttactgttgtagcagctggaggtggagctactttcaactactttatatacagttagctagtttagtccagtggttcccaacctaggggtcgggcccctccaaagggtcagcagataaatctgaggggtggtgagatgattaatgggagaggaaagaagaaaaaacaaagttctgatacacaaatctgttttcagttttggacttttcttctaatctttgatttctggtgaaatattggatcatttgatcatttattgaaatgacaacatgtaagaagtttagagggaaaaagcACTATgttgtcaaaagccaaaaaagttgtTAACAAccggtttcatctttaacaatgtgttgtattttaaaagcttgttatattatccattgagtcagatcttcatctgaaaagtaactaaagctgtcaaataaatgtagtggagtagaaagtacaatatttccctcactcaaataaagtacaagtacctcagagttgtacttaagtacagtacttgagtaaatgtacttggttactttccaccactggttgtttgttattgtccaccttctgtttgtctttcaacAGTAGTTGCTTTCTTTAGATGTGTAGTGTAGTTTCTCTTGTAGTTCTAGATGTGCTTACAGTGAGTGCACCTAACATTGTTCccatgaaaacagacatttttcttcttgcctTTTAGAAAATCTCCTTCGACCAGTACAGACGCATGGTAAGTCATAGTTGTGACGTTTGAATAACACACATGCTGGTCTATCTGATTTTAATAAAGCATCCACTGAATCCCTAAATGTCCTCCCAGCTCACTGCTGATGTTCTAAAGCTGTAAACTGTCTTCTTTCAAAATAGTTTGAAGGACTTTTTCTCATGCGGTCAGTTTAATATTCTACAATTTCTGAAACTTTTGTAATTGTGTCCCTCTTTTATTCTAGAACATTTTCTATCAACAAGCCATcatgaggtcaaaggtcaagtcTAGTGTGTCCCTTGGAGCGTAAGTTCTTCTGGTATCTTATCTATATGAGAATCTTACCAGAGcttaaaattcattttgaagtttttcttACCTTTCTTACCGTCTTGTGATTACATGCAAACTACCTCACAACAATGAGATgttatatgtactgtatatcctAACTGTAAGAAAATCATCTCATTAACAGGATTGTTTGATTAGTGTCAAACAAAATACTGTCTGGACCAGTTTGGATCACTGACATAGACTCTTCTGTGGAAACATGTGGTCCAAATAGTTCTTGGGCTCATGATAGTTCTATCTCTGCAGACTGGTCAAGTATACCACAACCTACAAAAACCACGACCCATTCCTGGCTCCCTGTCTACCCAGCAACCCCTGGCAAACAGACAATGACGAATACTGGAATCTCAATATGAGAAGGTGAGGGCTGGCAAATTACCACTGTGTGTCATAAGCATCTTCATCATAAAGGCACTTAAAGGTATCAACCTCAAATCAACACTGAGATATTGGTGTCATTACTGTAATCAAACAAAACCAGCACTGAGAAACTGTCAAGCCTCAGGTGGAGAGATGGGAAAATTCATTCCAACAAGTTTATCCCCTGCAGGGAAAGGGAAAGAGGATGGAGGGGGTTTATGGGAATTGTAGTCTTAATTTGAGacacaaatgacacaaacataACTCCATACAGATGGGTCTGTATAGTAAATGTTTCATATAGCTGTATTCCAAGCTGTCTGTATAAGGTCAGTGTAAATACTATTTAAAAGCCACAGTCATGTATCAGCAGTGAGTGACACAGTCTGTGCTTGTGTCAGAGTTGACGTCCCTACTAAAATGCGAGTGGAGCGCTGGTCCTTCAGCCTGTTCGAGCTGCTGAGCGACCTGCGAGGCCGGGACGACTTCAAGATTTTCCTCAAGAAGGAGTTCAGCGGTACGTTGCCAGATTTCCTTAAACGTAGTTTTAGTTTGGATCATGTATCTCTTGTTTTGAACCTGACTGAGCATTCCTGATGTGGCTGAAGGGTGGTGTGTGTCAGCACAAGCATCTTTCTCTGGGACCCTCACCTCTTGTTTTggatagatttttaaaattttagttattttctatgttttttcctcttctcatttatttatttcttttgtgcGTTGCTGCAGGATATTTTGTTGAATGTTTCTGATGTTTGTACTGAGGCATTAATCAGTACATGAACTGTTGCACTTACATATTTAAGCTCTTTACCTGTTTGAATCTTTGCATGAGCCTCATGAGTCACTGAAGCAGAACGTGTTGCTCCTGGCAGTAATAAAAGATCTTTGATCATATATTTTACAGTCTATTTCCACTCATCCTTGTGGTTTACCTTTTAGCATTACTTGGGGCAATGTGTTGGACATGCCTTCTGCCAATTAGATATGAGCAGCTCTTCAGGGGGTCCAAGGTAGTAGCTGGGGTGTTCTAAATGCTTCCTTGGATGGATGAGATGGTTTCATGCTCTCACTACAACAACATTGGCAGGACACATTGTTCTGCAAACTGATATAACAACTAATTCTGGGGACACAGCCAGGGTATGAAAAGACTACaattaatgtatgtgtgtatatgtgtgtatgtctcgctatctctcctgtgtgtgtgtgtgtgtgtgtgtgtgtgtgtgtgtgtgtgtgtgtgtgtgtattccagGGGAAAACTTGGCTTTTTGGGAAGCAGCTGAGGAACTCAAGTTGGGCTCTGCATCTTCCATGTCAACAAAAGCTGAGACCATCTTCAAGTAAGACAAATTGGACTGttggactctgtgtgtgtataatagACCTCCAATTGAACTATATGCAtacagtaatatactgtatatctgtctAAATAATCTACATACACTTTGTTGATTGTGCTCATTCAgtctaaaacaacagtcaggagcccaaatgaacattgaaacatgtttttcttgctgtaatcattcctcctgttcatactgaccattagaagatcccttcataatgcacttacaatggaagtgatgggggacaaaatccacagtcctctttctgtgcaaaaatgtatttaaaagtttttctgaacctaatatgaagcttcattttgcactaaatgactgtgtggacacactgtggattttggcctccatcacttacattgaagcacatttgaaggggatcttttaatagccagtatgaacaggaggaatgattacagcgaggaaaacctctttcactgttcatatggacacctgacttgaaaaactattaaactatCCTTTAAGGAACACTGGTGATCAACCTGTTTTCATGGGAAATTTAACCTTTCTATGAAAGCAAATGTCATGTGTTTGTCTGattcccacaaaaaaaaatcaaacaaagaaaaaaagtctgaagACAGGATCTATGTTGTTTCAAGATAGTTATATTTCAAAGCAGAGTACATCTCAACTGtcctttgactttgactttggcATGCTCTTTGTGTTCAGGACCTTCCTGGCTCCTGGCGCGCCACGCTGGATCAACATTGATGGCAGGACGATGGGTCTGACAGTGAAAGGCCTGGAGCATCCTCACCGCTACGTGCTGGAAGCTGCACAGACACACGTCTTCTTGCTGATGAAaaaggtgtgtctgtgtgttgtatAGTCCCTGATATACAGTGCTTATATACTTGTAGTTACATACAGAGGGGTAAGCACATGAGTAGATGATGAAATTTACATCACTTGAATGTTGGTAGACACTCAGCAATGCAAATATACAAAGACTACAATTCATCTGTTAGGGTTGGTGATCAGCATCAATATGTCAGTAATGAATTAGGATCTGCTGAAACCTCTTGCTCAAATCCTTGTATGATAACGTCAATCCCAAGCAAAGCAGTGTTATTATTCCAGTATTTATTATGATGATTAATCACAGCACCTTTTCatgctgtgtttctgtgggtTCTCTGCTCTCATTAGCTTGTTTACTGCCAGCAAAATGCTCCCCACAGCaaaacagagccaccagatcccctcactgtaggggtcaagcattcaggcctgtaccagtttctcctttaatttgtcaccgtctgaatatatatactataatatGACCGTTTTCTAAAATATCTTGTAGTTTAAATGTAGTATTTCCTATAGTATCCATTGAAGTTACTGCATATATCTGTTGCAGGAAGGTCTGGGAAGGGTTTAGACAGACATGTAAACCTCTGCACCAACAAAATACTGTAGTtttcaaccaacagcagcactgtAGAGGTGTGGCTCATCTGTAAGATATACAATAACTGACACAGGCACAAAACACAATCTTAAAAGTGTCTGAGGGGGGCATGAGACTAATTCTTAAAGGCGCTTAGTGAAGCTGAGGTCACCAGCAGTCTTGTGTGCTCTCATTTGTGCAGGACACTTTCTTCCGTTACCTCAAGTCTCCAGTGTACAAGGACATCCAGAAGAAAGCACTGAACCCCGCGGCTCATAACTTCAGGTTTGTGATCTGATCCTGCACCAACAGGCTGGTGTCTATCTTGATGGTGTCTATCTCTATGTATATGCATGCATAATATGTATGTGCTTGATGTTTCTCCCCATCATCATGACATTTCTGCGTCACAGTTGGATACTTGTACAGATACTCCATGCTTTGTGTCATAAAACCAACtgaaatgtgtactgtatacCGTCTGTCGCTGGGGAAAGAGGCTTTTATCAATCAATATTTCTTTTTGCACCCTAGTGATGCCCAGGTGGAGCAAAATGCTCGGAGCCGAAACCCAGGCATCCATCCCATCATTCTTTGGCAGCAGGANNNNNNNNNNNNNNNNNNNNNNNNNNNNNNNNNNNNNNNNNNNNNNNNNNNNNNNNNNNNNNNNNNNNNNNNNNNNNNNNNNNNNNNNNNNNNNNNNNNNNNNNNNNNNNNNNNNNNNNNNNNNNNNNNNNNNNNNNNNNNNNNNNNNNNNNNNNNNNNNNNNNNNNNNNNNNNNNNNNNNNNNNNNNNNNNNNNNNNNNagtgtgtgtctgtgtgtgcgtgtgtgtgtgtgcagggctCTACATGTCAAAAGATTTGCTTTGCTCTTCAGTGTCATGCCAATAATTGTTCTATTTCAAAAAAATGATCACACTCAAGCAAATGTAAGAATTCCAATTTTCTTGTATAAACATTTGAATAAGGTTGTATTAGGTTGAAAATATCTGAGGTGATGTACTGAAAAACTTCcctattttttttagaaagtgaTACAGTATTTCCACAGACTCTGCTTAAGGATGTAATGTTGCTGTACAAGTCACATTAATGACAACCTGTGATTCAACAAATCCAATTGACTCATATTCAGTACTTGGATATATGACatgtaaactgtatttttagCTGAGCTTGTAATAGTAATATTTTTTCCTGCATATTACTCCATACAATTAACAGTGTGAGTACTGAAGTTAGTACTGAAATGGCACCGCACACAATTGTGTGTGGAGATACTGTAGCTTTTGTTGCTGCAGTATGTGTGGCATGTATGAAAATAGAGTAACTGTGGCTGTGTATACCGCTGTACACATGTTCCATGGGATTTAAGCTGTATTTTGACTCTCTGTACTCTGAAGCCCTGTTCTACCAGTCAAAGCCAACATGCCCATCAGTATGTCAGTGCGCTTatgttaaagaaaataaaattctcTATGGAAgatttgtacagtatgtaaatctGATGATTTGCCCAAATTTAATAAATGAGATCAAGAAATAGCAAAGTTCAGATTATTGTGCTTGTGTGAGTTTGTTAGTGACATCAAGTTAAATGTGGAGGGCCGTATCAGAGATTTTAAAGCCATTCCTACAAAGAGTTTCCATTTTTTAGGGGTCTTTGTGCTTTCCAAGCAACCACTGCTTTTCACCATGCTATGGAATCAACTTTATCAGGTGTCAGATGTTTTAGAGCGCTCTATCAAATACTAGGCTTAGATACACAAGACATCAACAAGATGGAGAAATTCTACAGgtgttaaagtccccctccactcaaaaatgagTTAACTGTTTGATCTTCAcagtgcagaatgatgtactgCATGTACATCAACCTCACCAGATGGTAGCTGATCTTCAACATAAGGCAGGTGCCAAgtaacaaaaaaaccccaaaatataaTTTGCTATTAGCAAGAACAGGTCTCTTTCACGGTGTCTGGTTTATTCAGTAAACCAACTTTAATGGAAGAGACCATTTGacaaaatttgtgatttttgttactttacatCTGCTTCTTGATCCTATACCGTTTGTTCTTCACTGCAGAATGATGCACTGCatgtacagtttgttttcacattcatctgctggaggaggaaagtttctctatGCTCACGTTAAATCTCAGTTTACTCCTATGAGTACAGTGCCAGAAGTGTGATGTtaaaacttgaagcctctagtgtacaaacactgagaatggacttgaAATGAACACTTG contains:
- the rgs9a gene encoding regulator of G-protein signaling 9a, yielding MTIRTARPNRGQHFRPRIHCVKKLEAIVVEMQDPKSGIKGSEQKLNVTTIPHVIAGKDIIAWIVNKMNITAEEGQAFGTMLVAYGYIYPLQNHKKLVMCNDASLYRFQTPYFWPTQKWFAEDADYAIYLAKRNIRKKGMLEPYEQAHYNHLHEWLNHKWDFIVMQATEQYKAGKERKKPDRVVFDCQERAYWIVNRPPRRTHSAMDCGPERLIDPNTDEKISFDQYRRMNIFYQQAIMRSKVKSSVSLGALVKYTTTYKNHDPFLAPCLPSNPWQTDNDEYWNLNMRRVDVPTKMRVERWSFSLFELLSDLRGRDDFKIFLKKEFSGENLAFWEAAEELKLGSASSMSTKAETIFKTFLAPGAPRWINIDGRTMGLTVKGLEHPHRYVLEAAQTHVFLLMKKDTFFRYLKSPVYKDIQKKALNPAAHNFSDAQVEQNARSRNPGIHPIILWHPVLPVKANMPISMSVRLC